One Candidatus Vicinibacter affinis DNA window includes the following coding sequences:
- a CDS encoding SPOR domain-containing protein: MKNLIRVLLYLLLVLLVVAISVMMYKRFKTPADMEPTTEMLDSMFVDTAISSQNLPMTAEDSVILGLTGELPNQVGITEPDNGSIDYSGNTNNRSTASAPKENTSPVAKAVSNTGKAVKSSSSGSDDLPSVNLANSTKSESKAAPAATKTAKAAETTKSAKTTTSATKSKEVVKSNAAATTSKSGKYYVVAGSFIVPSHAEKQVSKLKSLGYATAAKRVFGNEEYYRAVAGQYDSREAAEKTVKNLKVKGQAAFIKMQ, translated from the coding sequence ATGAAGAATTTGATCCGCGTACTCCTTTATTTGCTACTTGTACTTTTAGTAGTTGCCATTTCGGTAATGATGTATAAAAGATTCAAGACCCCTGCAGATATGGAGCCTACGACCGAAATGTTGGACAGCATGTTTGTTGATACTGCCATTTCTTCACAAAACCTTCCCATGACCGCAGAAGATTCAGTAATTCTGGGGCTTACCGGTGAACTTCCAAATCAGGTTGGTATCACCGAACCGGACAATGGATCCATTGATTATTCAGGCAATACAAATAACCGTTCGACTGCTTCCGCACCGAAAGAGAATACTTCTCCTGTGGCTAAAGCAGTTTCCAATACCGGTAAAGCCGTAAAAAGCAGTTCGTCAGGTTCCGATGATTTACCATCCGTAAACCTGGCCAATTCGACTAAATCCGAAAGTAAAGCTGCGCCTGCTGCGACTAAAACAGCTAAAGCAGCTGAAACAACCAAATCAGCAAAAACAACTACTTCTGCTACTAAATCAAAAGAAGTGGTAAAAAGCAATGCCGCAGCAACTACCAGCAAATCCGGAAAGTACTATGTCGTAGCCGGTAGTTTTATTGTGCCTTCACACGCCGAAAAACAAGTGTCCAAACTTAAAAGTCTTGGGTATGCAACAGCAGCCAAAAGGGTCTTCGGAAATGAGGAATATTATCGCGCAGTAGCCGGTCAATATGACTCCAGAGAGGCGGCTGAAAAAACAGTTAAAAATCTTAAAGTAAAAGGTCAGGCTGCATTTATAAAAATGCAATAG
- a CDS encoding SOS response-associated peptidase, translating to MCGRGSLTKVEKDLEKRFGSTFYSEDLERYNPLPNFNIAPTQKLPVILQEDQRHFRPVQWGLIPSWAKDAKIGSKMINARVEGLLEKPFFKSALLHRRCLVPMDGFYEWRLLPDKHKIPHRIGIKGFGLFSMAGIYDRWKNDKGEVITSFSIITLPSNKFMQPLHDRMPAMLLQEEERFWLDTGEHSGEDLIQMIKPFPDDLMDAYPVSDRVNSVRNNDKSLIEKEEMTS from the coding sequence ATGTGTGGTAGGGGTTCATTGACCAAAGTTGAAAAAGATCTGGAGAAAAGGTTTGGTTCTACTTTCTATTCAGAGGACCTCGAACGGTATAATCCTTTACCAAACTTCAACATTGCTCCTACACAGAAGCTTCCGGTTATTCTTCAGGAAGACCAAAGGCATTTCAGACCTGTCCAATGGGGATTGATTCCCTCATGGGCAAAGGATGCCAAAATAGGTTCAAAAATGATCAACGCCAGGGTGGAAGGCCTGCTGGAAAAACCTTTCTTTAAATCTGCTTTACTTCACCGGAGGTGCCTTGTACCAATGGATGGTTTTTACGAGTGGAGGTTGCTACCTGACAAACACAAAATTCCACATCGCATAGGAATAAAAGGATTTGGACTATTCTCTATGGCGGGTATATACGACCGATGGAAAAACGATAAGGGGGAAGTCATCACCAGTTTCAGCATCATCACGCTGCCTTCCAATAAATTCATGCAACCCCTCCATGATCGCATGCCGGCTATGTTGCTGCAAGAAGAAGAACGGTTTTGGCTGGATACGGGTGAACATTCAGGTGAAGATCTGATTCAAATGATTAAACCATTTCCAGACGATTTGATGGATGCATATCCGGTGTCAGACAGGGTTAATTCGGTAAGAAACAATGATAAAAGCCTGATTGAAAAAGAAGAAATGACCTCTTAG